A window of Actinomadura rubteroloni contains these coding sequences:
- the deoC gene encoding deoxyribose-phosphate aldolase gives MSTETVPPGRGAAGLRAFLHGLPGVDRVGADERAARLATRSIKTTAKAQAIDLAIAMVDLTTLEGADTPGKVRALCAKAARPDPEDRSVPPVAAVCVYSDLVGVAVEALDGTGIGVASVATAFPSGRAPLDAKLADVRAAVAAGAAEIDMVIDRGAFLSGDYATVDAEIRAVREACGDAHLKVILETGELATYDNARRASWLAMDAGADFIKTSTGKVSPAATLPVTLVMLEAVRDYRAATGRTVGVKPAGGIRTTKDALKYLVLVNETAGPDWLTPDLFRLGASSLLNDLLMQRRKLTTGVYSGPDHFTLD, from the coding sequence CGGCGTGGACCGGGTCGGCGCCGACGAGCGGGCCGCGCGGCTCGCGACCCGCTCGATCAAGACGACCGCCAAGGCGCAGGCGATCGACCTCGCGATCGCGATGGTCGACCTGACGACGCTGGAGGGCGCGGACACGCCCGGCAAAGTGCGGGCGCTCTGCGCGAAGGCGGCGCGTCCCGATCCGGAGGACCGCAGCGTGCCGCCGGTCGCGGCCGTGTGCGTCTACTCCGACCTGGTCGGTGTGGCGGTCGAGGCGCTGGACGGGACCGGCATCGGCGTGGCCAGCGTCGCGACGGCGTTCCCGTCCGGGCGCGCCCCGCTGGACGCCAAGCTCGCCGACGTCCGCGCGGCCGTCGCGGCGGGCGCCGCCGAGATCGACATGGTCATCGACCGGGGCGCGTTCCTGTCCGGCGACTACGCGACGGTGGACGCCGAGATCCGGGCCGTCCGGGAGGCGTGCGGGGACGCCCACCTCAAGGTCATCCTGGAGACGGGCGAGCTGGCGACCTACGACAACGCGCGGCGCGCGTCCTGGCTGGCGATGGACGCGGGCGCCGACTTCATCAAGACCTCCACCGGCAAGGTGTCCCCGGCGGCGACGCTGCCGGTGACTCTCGTGATGCTGGAGGCCGTCCGGGACTACCGCGCGGCCACCGGGCGGACCGTCGGCGTGAAACCGGCCGGCGGCATCCGCACCACCAAGGACGCGCTCAAGTACCTGGTGCTGGTCAACGAGACCGCCGGGCCGGACTGGCTCACCCCGGACCTGTTCAGGCTGGGCGCGTCCAGCCTGCTCAACGACCTGCTGATGCAGCGGCGCAAGCTCACGACCGGCGTCTACTCCGGCCCCGACCACTTCACGCTGGACTGA
- a CDS encoding aldehyde dehydrogenase family protein gives MDLFAYAPAPESRDVVDIRPSYGLFVDGAFTDGGGEPFKTVEPATGEALAEVASADAADVDRAVAAARRAYETVWGPMSGRDRAKYLFRIARILQERSRELAVLESIDNGKPIRESRDVDLPLVAAHFFYHAGWADKLGHAGLGADPRPLGVAAQVIPWNFPLLMLAWKIAPALACGNTVVLKPAETTPLTALAFADVCRQADLPPGVVNIITGAGETGRLLVAHDGVDKVAFTGSTEVGREIARTVAGTRKRLTLELGGKAANIVFDDAPLDQAVEGVVNGIFFNQGHVCCAGSRLLVQETVAGEFLDRLKARMATLRVGDPLDKNTDVGAINSAAQLARIADLADAGEREGAERWSPPCDLPGRGYWFAPTLFTGVAQSHRIASEEIFGPVLSALTFRTPQEAVEKANNTPYGLSAGVWSEKGSRTLWVAERLRAGVVWANTFNKFDPAAPFGGYKESGHGREGGRHGLEAYLEH, from the coding sequence ATGGACCTCTTCGCGTACGCGCCCGCGCCCGAGTCCCGGGACGTCGTGGACATCCGGCCGTCCTACGGGCTGTTCGTGGACGGCGCGTTCACCGACGGCGGCGGCGAGCCCTTCAAGACCGTCGAGCCCGCGACGGGTGAGGCGCTGGCCGAGGTCGCGTCCGCCGACGCGGCCGACGTGGACCGCGCCGTCGCCGCCGCCCGCCGGGCGTATGAGACGGTCTGGGGTCCGATGTCCGGTCGCGACCGTGCCAAGTATCTGTTCCGGATCGCGCGGATTCTCCAGGAACGATCGCGCGAACTGGCGGTGCTGGAGTCGATCGACAACGGCAAGCCGATCCGCGAGTCCCGCGACGTGGACCTGCCGCTCGTGGCCGCGCACTTCTTCTACCACGCGGGCTGGGCGGACAAACTCGGGCACGCCGGGCTCGGCGCGGATCCGCGTCCGCTGGGCGTGGCCGCGCAGGTCATCCCGTGGAACTTCCCGCTGCTCATGCTGGCCTGGAAGATCGCTCCGGCGCTCGCGTGCGGGAACACGGTCGTCCTCAAGCCCGCCGAGACGACGCCGCTGACCGCGCTGGCGTTCGCGGACGTGTGCCGCCAGGCCGATCTGCCGCCCGGTGTGGTCAACATCATCACCGGCGCCGGGGAGACCGGACGGCTGCTCGTCGCGCACGACGGCGTCGACAAGGTCGCGTTCACCGGGTCCACCGAGGTGGGCCGGGAGATCGCGCGGACCGTCGCCGGGACGCGCAAGCGCCTCACCCTCGAACTCGGCGGCAAGGCCGCGAACATCGTGTTCGACGACGCGCCGCTCGACCAGGCCGTCGAGGGCGTCGTGAACGGGATCTTCTTCAACCAGGGGCACGTGTGCTGCGCGGGGTCGCGGCTGCTCGTCCAGGAGACCGTCGCGGGCGAGTTCCTGGACCGGCTGAAGGCGCGCATGGCCACGCTGCGCGTCGGGGACCCGCTCGACAAGAACACCGACGTCGGCGCGATCAACTCGGCCGCGCAGCTCGCCCGGATCGCCGACCTCGCCGACGCGGGCGAGCGGGAGGGCGCCGAGCGCTGGTCGCCGCCCTGCGACCTGCCCGGACGCGGCTACTGGTTCGCGCCGACGCTGTTCACCGGCGTCGCGCAGTCGCACCGGATCGCCAGCGAGGAGATCTTCGGGCCCGTCCTGTCGGCGCTGACGTTCCGCACCCCGCAGGAGGCCGTGGAGAAGGCGAACAACACGCCGTACGGGCTGTCGGCGGGCGTCTGGTCGGAGAAGGGCTCGCGGACGCTGTGGGTCGCCGAGCGGCTGCGCGCGGGCGTCGTCTGGGCCAACACGTTCAACAAGTTCGACCCCGCCGCGCCGTTCGGCGGCTACAAGGAGTCCGGCCA